ATGGGTGGGCAGCAGGCCGATGCCGATAGACAAACCCTGGCCTTGCTGCAGGCGGCTGCTTTGCTGCACGATGTGGGCAAGCGCTACCGCCCCCTGTGGGGCGAAAAGGAAGGGGTGGGTCGCACCTATCACGCTCACGAGCACACCAGTGCCCACATGGTGCAAAGCCTGTGTATCTGGCTGTGTCTTGGAAGGCGTTTCTGCGAATCACTCTGTGCCCTGGTGCGTGCCCATATGCTGCCTTCGGGGCTGAAGGATGCCAAAGATCCGGCATTGCGTCGCTTTCTGCGCCGTATGGCTGAAGAAGGCGTCCAGTGGCGGTCGGTTTTTGCCCTCAGCCACTGCGATATCCTGGCCAAGGGGCAGGCCGATGAACAGCTGGCACCTGTTCTGAGTCAGCTGGCGAGCCTGGAACAACGTCTGGAGGGTCTTGAAGCCCAGGCCGCGTCCCTTGGCACGCCCATCGGGCGCCCGGTGCTCAATGGGCGCCAGATCATGGAGGTGTTTGGCAACAGCACGGCGGGCCCCTGGGTGGGAGAGGTGTTGCAGGCCCTTCTGGAGATGCAGGACACCGAACCGGCCATGGACTCTGCTGAAGCCGCCAGGCGTCTGCGGGCCCTGTTCCCTGCCTATGGAGCCCCAGAACGCTGAGCTGATCTCAGGTTGCATGGGCGCAGCAATCTTGCCAACAGTCGCTTTCGGTTGCGCAAAGTGTCTTGTGGTGCTAGCATAACCAGGTTTCTTTCCTGGTGCTTTTCTCTGAAGCAAGAATCCCCTGGAAAAATACGGAAGGATCAAAGCCATGGCATCCCATATTCTTTTCCGTCTGCGCGAAACACTGCGTTTCCTGGTGGCGCTTTTCAGCAGCCGCACCGGGCGTGGGTTTATTGCCGTATACCTGCTGAATATTCTGGTGCTGGCGCTGGTGGTTCTGCTGGGCTTCTCCGCTCTGCTCTTCGGCCTCTTCGAGGGCATGGTGCTGCGTCGCCGTACCATGATGCTGAGCCTTGGTACCCTGGTGACACTGCTGGTAACGGTTCCCCTGATCACCATGCCCTTCTTCTCCTTCAAGGATGTCATCGATCGCTTTGTCAACCTGGTCACTCGCCGTCGGCTTTTTGTGCACCTCAGTGATCACGTGTTTTATCGCCCGACGGTCAGCGGGCATATCTCCCTGCATCTGGCCAAGGCCCACGCGATTCTCGACGAAAAATACCGCCTGCTGTGTGCCGCTCCCCAGGGCACCAGCCAGATCAGTCGTCAGCTGGCCATTTCTCTTGGACGCTCCATTCGCGATGCCGTGCGCCTCTCCCGTGACCTGGTGGAAAAAGGTCGCCTGAAAAAAGAGCAACTTATCGTGGGCGCCACCTATGGCTATCTTTTCGGAGCCGCCAAGAGCAAGCTGGGGCTGCGACGTCATCAGCCTTCATGGTTCCAGCGCCTCTTCAGTGATCTGTTCTATCGCTTTGGCGCTCTGCATGCGGTGTATATGTATTTCATCATCCACGACAGTCTGCCTCCTTCCTTTGACCCGGTGTATTTCATGGCCAGCATTGAAGATGTGGTGGGCACAAACAGCAGCGAGGGTCCGCCGTGCTGAAGACATCTCCCCAGATGCAGGTTTTTGGCATCGTGGGCAAGGACACTTCCTATTCCCTCAGCCCGGTGCTGCACAATGCCATGTTTCGCCACAGCGGCTACGGTGGTACCTATGTGGCGCTGCCCGCCCGTGACGAGGCCACGCTGCGTGGTCTGCTGGCGGCCTGCCGTGGCGGTGCTGTGCGTGGCTTGAATATCACCGTTCCATGGAAAGAGTCGGCAGCCGCCCTGGTGGACTTTCTGGACCCCACCGCCCGCAGCTGTGGAGCGGTCAATACGGTTGTCTGCCGGGAGAACGGCCTGTGGGGCTACAATACCGATGGCAATGGCTTCTGCCGCAGCCTGGTGGAAGAGAGCGGCATGATCCTGGAGGGTGCCCGGGTGGTGATCCTGGGTGCCGGGGGCGCGGCACGGGGCATTGTGCACGCGCTGCTGCAAAACGCCGTCCACTCGGTGCTGGTGTATAATCGCTCCCCTGAGAAGGCGCGTCGATTAGCCCATGATGCCGCTGATGCTCGGGTCAGTGCCGTCAGCGAGCTTCCTTCCATGGAAGGAAGCATCGTGGTCAATACCACCAGCGCTGGCATGAAGGACGATCGCACGCAGCTCTTCAGCGCGCAGCAGCTGAAAGGGGCAGCCTATTTTTATGATATTGTCTACGCGCCGGCGCGCACCATTCATATGGAAATTTCCTGGAAGGCCAATGTGCCTTGCTGCAACGGCAAGGGCATGCTGCTGTGGCAGGCCCTGATCGCCTTTGAGCTCTTTACCGGTTTCAAGTGTCCGGTGAGTGCGGTGCGTCGCGCCCTGGACGAGGCAGCCGCCAATAAGTGGTTTGCCGAGTGACGGTGAGCTGTGGAAAGAAAAAAAGCCGGATCGCAGAAGCGA
This portion of the Desulfurispirillum indicum S5 genome encodes:
- the aroE gene encoding shikimate dehydrogenase; this encodes MLKTSPQMQVFGIVGKDTSYSLSPVLHNAMFRHSGYGGTYVALPARDEATLRGLLAACRGGAVRGLNITVPWKESAAALVDFLDPTARSCGAVNTVVCRENGLWGYNTDGNGFCRSLVEESGMILEGARVVILGAGGAARGIVHALLQNAVHSVLVYNRSPEKARRLAHDAADARVSAVSELPSMEGSIVVNTTSAGMKDDRTQLFSAQQLKGAAYFYDIVYAPARTIHMEISWKANVPCCNGKGMLLWQALIAFELFTGFKCPVSAVRRALDEAAANKWFAE